A region from the Arachis ipaensis cultivar K30076 chromosome B01, Araip1.1, whole genome shotgun sequence genome encodes:
- the LOC107628554 gene encoding S-adenosylmethionine decarboxylase proenzyme: protein MAIATSAIGFEGFEKRLEVAFFCPGIFSDPEGKGLRSLTKSQLDEILAPAACTIVSSLSNDEVDSYVLSESSLFVYPYKIIIKTCGTTKLLLSIPPILKFAEMLSLDVQSVRYSRGSFIFPSAQPFPHRNFSEEVAVLDSYFGKLGLGSMAYTMGGSDKAHNWHVYSASAEPVRVSDSVYTLEMCMTGLDREKASVFYKEQSDSAATMTANSGIRSILPESQICDFDFEPCGYSMNSVEGAAVSTIHVTPEDGFSYASFEACGYNLESLNLNQLVENVLTCFHPSEFLIAVHVDVATHTFKQSCSLDVDGYCRKERCYQGLGRGGSVLYQKFVKTPGCGSPRTPLKLWKDEEEEV from the coding sequence ATGGCTATTGCAACATCTGCAATTGGTTTCGAAGGCTTTGAAAAGAGGTTAGAGGTAGCCTTTTTCTGCCCAGGAATCTTCTCTGACCCTGAGGGAAAGGGCCTTAGGTCTCTAACGAAGTCCCAGTTGGATGAGATTTTAGCACCGGCTGCGTGCACCATTGTTTCCTCATTGTCTAATGATGAAGTTGACTCATACGTTCTCTCTGAGTCGAGCCTATTTGTCTATCCATACAAGATCATCATCAAAACCTGTGGTACTACCAAATTGCTGCTTTCAATTCCACCCATTTTGAAGTTCGCTGAGATGCTTTCCCTTGACGTTCAGTCTGTAAGGTACAGCCGCGGAAGTTTTATTTTTCCATCTGCTCAGCCCTTTCCCCATCGGAACTTTTCCGAGGAAGTAGCAGTCTTGGATTCCTACTTTGGGAAGCTTGGCTTAGGAAGTATGGCTTACACTATGGGTGGCTCAGACAAAGCACACAATTGGCATGTATACTCTGCTTCAGCAGAGCCTGTCCGAGTGTCTGACTCTGTTTACACTCTGGAGATGTGCATGACTGGTTTGGACAGAGAGAAAGCATCAGTTTTCTACAAAGAACAATCTGATTCAGCAGCCACGATGACTGCCAATTCCGGTATCAGGAGTATCCTTCCGGAATCTCAGATATGCGATTTTGATTTTGAACCTTGTGGCTATTCAATGAACTCTGTAGAAGGAGCTGCTGTTTCTACAATTCATGTTACTCCGGAAGATGGTTTCAGCTATGCCAGCTTTGAAGCATGCGGATATAACTTGGAATCATTGAATCTCAACCAGTTGGTCGAGAATGTTCTGACATGCTTCCATCCAAGTGAGTTTCTGATTGCTGTTCATGTGGATGTTGCTACCCATACATTTAAGCAGAGTTGTTCTTTGGATGTGGATGGATACTGCCGCAAAGAGAGGTGCTACCAAGGGCTGGGAAGAGGTGGTTCTGTTCTCTACCAGAAATTTGTTAAGACTCCTGGCTGTGGCTCACCTAGAACCCCTCTGAAACTCtggaaagatgaagaagaagaagtgtag
- the LOC107643871 gene encoding uridine-cytidine kinase C-like, translating to MAEDTLDLDLPHRSSGLLRDRVHLVKRKDLDRYEIAAIQDQLSFEKGFFIVIRACKMLAQKNDGMILVGVAGPSGAGKTMLTEKILNFMPSIAVISMDNYNDASRIVDGNFDDPRLTDYETLLPNLHDLKAGKAVQVPIYDFKSSSRTGYRTVDVPSSRIVIIEGIYALNEKLRPLLDLRVSVTGGVHLDLVKRVIRDVQRAGQEPEEIIHQISETVYPMYKAFIEPDLQTAHIKIINKFNPFTAFQSPTYILKSARNVIVEQVKDVISKDFRETKEQTYDIYLLPPGEDPESCQSYLRMRNTDGKYVLMFEEWVTDDPFVISPRITFSVSVRLLGGLMALGYTIATILKRNSHIFCDDSVCVKLDWLEQLNRHYVQVLGRDRLLVINKAQQLGLEGSYIPRTYIEQIQHEKLGNEVMALPEDLKTTLSLDEDFASSPKEFADQVSMTMKHKQIGLSRSFTNLRDKNQAKLGGYVSNNRDLHERNDLDESKTMANEGAITKLVERISCLYDRMDDFTNYIEEMNFKLSLKKICHCQQNMHLQVGSCNGCSSTSYFITSLSNGSSVGSPPPTKEFILMDEISGIVRGQHQIMHQLDNLNKLLVGKMEERTHQTSPMKKGALISATTHSDSTGPQVVMGLAFGCLGIFFVMGIFYRLR from the exons ATGGCTGAAGATACTTTGGATCTTGATTTGCCTCATAGAAGTTCCGGCCTTTTAAGAGATCGAGTTCATTTGGTTAAAAGGAAAGACTTGGATCGCTATGAGATCGCAGCAATCCAAGATCAGTTATCATTCGAGAAAGGATTCTTTATAGTAATCCGCGCGTGCAAGATGTTGGCGCAAAAGAATGATGGAATGATATTGGTAGGTGTGGCAGGTCCTTCAGGAGCAGGGAAGACTATGTTAACAGAAAAGATCCTAAACTTCATGCCAAGCATTGCAGTAATTTCCATGGACAATTACAATGATGCTAGTAGAATTGTTGATGGAAACTTTGATG ATCCACGCTTAACGGATTATGAAACATTGCTCCCAAATTTACATGATTTAAAGGCAGGAAAGGCAGTCCAGGTTCCTATATATGATTTCAAATCGAGTTCACGAACAGGATACAG AACTGTTGATGTTCCAAGCTCCCGAATTGTGATCATAGAGGGAATCTATGCCTTGAATGAGAAGTTACGGCCGCTATTAGACCTTCGAGTATCTGTCACCGGTGGAGTACACCTTGACCTTGTTAAAAGAGTTATACGCGACGTACAACGAGCCGGACAAGAACCTGAAGAAATCATTCATCAAATATCAGAAACT GTATATCCAATGTACAAAGCATTTATTGAGCCAGATCTTCAAACTGCACACATCAAAATCATTAACAAGTTCAATCCATTCACTGCATTCCAAAGTCCTACATACATATTAAAG TCAGCAAGGAATGTAATAGTGGAACAAGTTAAAGATGTGATCTCCAAAGATTTTCGCGAAACAAAGGAGCAGACTTATGACATATATCTTCTACCTCCTGGTGAAGATCCAGAGAGTTGCCAATCCTATTTACGAATGCGAAATACAGATGGAAAATATGTTCTTATGTTCGAG GAATGGGTGACAGATGATCCATTTGTGATATCCCCGAGAATCACTTTTTCGGTCAGTGTTCGTCTCCTCGGAGGACTAATGGCGTTGGGATACACAATAGCAACCATCCTTAAAAGAAACAGCCATATCTTTTGTGATGATAGTGTTTGTGTTAAACTAGATTGGCTTGAGCAACTTAATAGACATTATGTTCAG GTACTTGGAAGAGATCGTTTACTTGTAATTAACAAAGCGCAGCAGTTGGGTCTAGAAGGTTCCTACATTCCTCGAACCTACATTGAACAGATTCAACATGAAAAGCTTGGAAATGAAGTTATG GCCCTGCCGGAAGATTTAAAGACGACGTTGAGCCTCGACGAGGACTTTGCGTCGAGCCCGAAAGAATTTGCTGACCAGGTTTCCATGACCATGAAACATAAGCAAAT AGGTTTGTCTAGATCATTTACAAATCTAAGAGACAAGAATCAAGCCAAACTTGGAGGTTATGTCTCCAACAATAGAGATCTTCATGAAAGAAATGATTTGGATGAATCAAAAACAATGGCAAATGAG GGAGCCATAACTAAACTTGTGGAAAGAATTTCTTGCTTATATGATAGAATGGATGATTTTACAAACTACATTGAAGAGATGAACTTCAAGTTATCTCTGAAGAAAATTTGTCATTGCCAACAAAATATGCACCTACAAGTTGGTTCATGCAATGGTTGTTCTTCCACCTCTTACTTCATCACTAGCTTGAGCAACGGTTCCTCCGTCGGGTCGCCACCACCAACTAAGGAGTTTATCTTAATGGATGAG ATATCAGGTATTGTAAGGGGTCAGCATCAAATCATGCATCAATTGGACAATCTTAATAAACTACTTGTGGGGAAAATGGAAGAAAGGACTCACCAAACAAGCCCCATGAAGAAAGGTGCATTAATAAGTGCTACAACACATTCAGATTCAACTGGACCACAAGTTGTGATGGGTTTGGCTTTTGGTTGTTTGGGAATATTTTTTGTGATGGGTATTTTTTATAGATTGAGGTAG